A genomic segment from Betaproteobacteria bacterium encodes:
- the slmA gene encoding nucleoid occlusion factor SlmA: MPTKPGERKLQILQTLASMLENPKGEKITTAALAARLDVSEAALYRHFASKAQMFEGLIEFIEQTLFGLVNKITAEEASGLKQLEAIMTTLLGFAKKNPGMTRVLIGDALVNEDERLQARINQLHDRLEATLKQALRFAISEKQIPENTDAAAQANLMIAFVVGRWHQFAKSGFRRDPTEQWAAQWPALV, from the coding sequence ATGCCTACCAAGCCGGGAGAACGCAAGCTGCAGATTCTGCAGACCCTTGCGAGCATGCTCGAAAATCCAAAGGGTGAAAAAATCACCACTGCCGCGCTCGCTGCCAGACTCGATGTTTCGGAGGCGGCGCTCTACCGGCATTTCGCGAGCAAGGCGCAGATGTTCGAGGGATTGATCGAATTCATCGAGCAGACCCTGTTTGGGCTGGTGAACAAGATTACCGCGGAGGAGGCGAGCGGACTGAAGCAGCTCGAGGCGATCATGACGACGTTGCTCGGCTTTGCCAAGAAAAATCCCGGCATGACGCGTGTGCTGATCGGCGACGCACTGGTCAATGAAGACGAGCGCCTGCAGGCGCGCATCAACCAGTTGCATGACCGGCTGGAAGCAACGCTGAAGCAGGCCTTGCGCTTCGCGATTTCGGAAAAACAGATTCCGGAAAATACCGACGCAGCCGCCCAGGCCAATCTCATGATCGCTTTCGTGGTCGGCCGCTGGCACCAGTTTGCCAAGAGCGGATTCAGGCGCGACCCCACGGAGCAGTGGGCCGCGCAATGGCCCGCGCTGGTATAG
- a CDS encoding SMP-30/gluconolactonase/LRE family protein produces MAIPPHEVNIEVERLDPEIDRIVSQNPKLFKLADGFQFTEGPVWVRDGGYLLFSDPNANTIYKYTRAGALSVFRSPSGYEGADIAEFGQPGSNGLTVDRQGRLTFDEHGNHRVSRLERDGTITVLADNYQGKRLNSPNDLVIKSDGAVYFTDPPFGLPKFFDDARKELPYSGIYRIKDGMLALLSADLTGPNGIAFSPDEKHLYIGNWDEKNKVVMRYPVNRDGTLAPGEVFFDMTAAPGEDALDGIKVDAEGHLYVSGPGGLWILAPDGRHLGTIRGPKHAHNMAWGDDGNTLYLTAQSALYRLPLKVQGIRP; encoded by the coding sequence ATGGCAATTCCTCCGCACGAAGTCAACATCGAGGTCGAACGGCTGGATCCGGAGATCGACCGCATCGTCAGCCAGAATCCCAAGCTGTTCAAGCTGGCCGACGGCTTCCAGTTCACGGAAGGACCGGTATGGGTACGCGACGGCGGTTACCTGCTGTTTTCCGATCCGAACGCCAACACCATATATAAATACACACGCGCTGGCGCCTTGTCGGTATTCCGTTCCCCAAGCGGCTACGAAGGTGCGGACATAGCGGAATTCGGTCAACCGGGATCCAACGGTCTTACGGTGGACAGGCAGGGACGGCTTACCTTCGATGAGCACGGTAACCATCGGGTGAGTCGCCTGGAGCGCGACGGCACGATCACCGTGCTCGCCGACAACTATCAGGGCAAAAGGTTGAACAGTCCGAACGACCTGGTAATCAAGTCCGACGGCGCTGTGTACTTCACCGATCCGCCATTCGGCCTGCCGAAGTTCTTCGACGATGCGCGCAAGGAACTGCCCTACAGCGGTATCTACCGTATCAAGGACGGCATGCTTGCGCTGCTATCGGCCGATCTGACCGGCCCCAACGGCATCGCCTTCTCTCCCGACGAGAAGCATCTCTACATCGGCAACTGGGATGAAAAAAACAAAGTCGTGATGCGTTACCCGGTAAACCGCGACGGCACTCTGGCGCCTGGCGAGGTGTTCTTCGACATGACCGCCGCGCCTGGCGAAGACGCGCTTGACGGCATCAAGGTGGATGCAGAAGGTCATCTCTACGTATCCGGTCCCGGCGGACTATGGATCCTTGCGCCCGATGGACGACACCTCGGTACCATCCGTGGGCCGAAGCATGCGCACAACATGGCGTGGGGCGACGATGGCAACACGCTCTATCTCACCGCGCAGTCGGCGCTATACCGGCTGCCGCTCAAAGTTCAGGGCATTCGGCCCTAG
- a CDS encoding pyrimidine 5'-nucleotidase, whose translation MTVSRVRRSRVWIFDLDNTLHDARPHIFPHINRSMTEYVAGLLDLDEEDANALRDFYWKRYGATLLGLIRHHRVDPGHFLRETHHFPELDRMVVGRRELRSVLRRLPGRKIVFSNAPGHYARAVLQALGVRDLFDDVFSIERTRFRPKPEAHGFLRLMHAHRLVASRCVMVEDSLENLRTAKRLGMKTVWMTESNCAPAWVDANVRQLFRLPRLLRLL comes from the coding sequence ATGACTGTTTCCCGCGTGCGCAGGTCGAGGGTCTGGATCTTCGACCTCGATAACACCCTCCACGATGCGCGACCGCATATCTTTCCGCATATCAACCGCTCGATGACGGAGTACGTAGCCGGGCTGCTCGATCTCGACGAGGAGGACGCCAACGCGTTACGCGACTTCTACTGGAAGCGCTACGGTGCGACGCTGCTCGGTCTGATCCGGCACCATCGCGTCGATCCAGGGCATTTTTTGCGCGAAACCCATCATTTCCCCGAACTCGACCGCATGGTCGTGGGCCGCCGTGAATTGCGCTCCGTCCTGCGGCGCCTGCCAGGCCGCAAGATCGTGTTCTCGAATGCGCCGGGACATTACGCGCGTGCCGTCCTGCAGGCGCTGGGGGTGCGCGATCTGTTCGACGATGTCTTTTCGATCGAGCGCACCCGGTTTCGACCTAAGCCGGAAGCACACGGATTTCTGCGCCTGATGCACGCGCATCGACTGGTAGCGTCGCGCTGCGTCATGGTGGAAGATAGCTTGGAGAATCTGCGCACCGCCAAGCGTCTGGGAATGAAAACCGTGTGGATGACGGAGTCGAATTGCGCGCCGGCCTGGGTGGACGCCAATGTGCGGCAACTGTTCCGGCTACCCAGGTTGTTGCGCCTCCTGTAA
- the grxC gene encoding glutaredoxin 3 yields the protein MPSINMYCTAVCPYCVAAERLLTSKGVGHIEKIRVDLQPARRTEMMERTGRRTVPQIYIDDRHVGGFDDLAALDAAGGLDPLLRDETRKSAA from the coding sequence ATGCCGAGCATCAACATGTATTGCACGGCAGTCTGTCCTTATTGCGTGGCCGCCGAACGGTTGTTAACCAGCAAAGGCGTCGGGCACATCGAGAAGATTCGCGTCGATCTGCAGCCCGCACGACGCACCGAAATGATGGAACGCACCGGAAGGCGCACGGTTCCGCAGATCTACATCGATGATCGGCATGTCGGCGGATTCGATGACCTCGCCGCGCTCGATGCCGCCGGCGGGCTCGATCCCCTTTTGCGCGATGAGACCAGGAAATCCGCGGCCTGA
- a CDS encoding DUF2282 domain-containing protein, whose translation MKTSDRIIRSTFASLFAAGALAFGSQSMAADNDHSKEEKCAGIIKASKNDCATSKNQCHGHVTSDRDPEAWIYVPKGTCEKISGAHLTAAIDPTPGVKN comes from the coding sequence ATGAAAACCTCTGATCGCATCATCCGCAGCACCTTCGCCAGCCTGTTCGCGGCCGGCGCGCTGGCCTTCGGCTCCCAATCGATGGCCGCCGACAACGACCACAGCAAGGAAGAGAAGTGCGCCGGCATCATCAAGGCCAGCAAGAACGACTGCGCCACCAGCAAGAACCAGTGTCACGGCCATGTCACCAGCGACCGCGACCCGGAAGCGTGGATCTATGTGCCGAAGGGCACCTGCGAAAAGATTTCCGGTGCGCATCTGACCGCCGCCATCGATCCGACTCCCGGCGTCAAGAACTGA
- the moeB gene encoding molybdopterin-synthase adenylyltransferase MoeB, with product MDDNQLLRYSRHILLPEIGIDGQQKLLDSHALMIGAGGLGAPVSLYLAASGVGRFTVCDDDNVDLTNLQRQIVHFTDSIGERKVESARRTLSRINPETVVTAIAERVAGERLEELVQSADVIIDCTDNFATRHAINRACVRFSKPLVSGAGVRFDGQVAVFDLRRADSPCYHCLFPESGDLEEMRCAVMGVFAPLVGIIGSVQAAEVLKLLMGVGRDLTGRLLLLDALTMEWRSVRLKKDPHCAVCAAGDTTQREAVEVCARP from the coding sequence ATGGACGACAACCAACTACTGCGTTACAGCCGCCACATCTTGCTGCCCGAGATCGGCATCGACGGCCAGCAGAAGTTGCTCGACTCGCACGCCTTGATGATCGGCGCCGGCGGACTCGGCGCCCCGGTATCGCTTTATCTGGCAGCGAGCGGCGTGGGTCGATTCACCGTATGCGACGACGACAATGTCGACCTGACCAATCTGCAACGGCAGATCGTGCATTTCACCGATTCGATCGGCGAGCGCAAGGTCGAATCCGCGCGCCGCACGCTGTCGCGCATCAATCCGGAGACCGTTGTCACCGCCATTGCTGAACGCGTAGCCGGCGAACGATTGGAGGAACTGGTCCAGTCCGCGGATGTGATCATCGATTGCACCGACAATTTCGCCACGCGTCATGCCATCAATCGCGCCTGCGTCAGATTTTCCAAACCGCTGGTGTCGGGCGCGGGTGTCCGCTTCGACGGCCAGGTTGCGGTATTCGATCTGCGCAGAGCGGACAGCCCGTGCTATCACTGCCTGTTTCCGGAAAGTGGGGATCTCGAGGAAATGCGCTGTGCCGTCATGGGCGTATTCGCCCCGCTGGTCGGAATAATTGGTTCGGTCCAGGCCGCCGAAGTGCTGAAATTGCTGATGGGCGTGGGCCGGGACCTGACCGGCAGGTTGCTGCTGCTCGACGCGCTGACGATGGAATGGAGGAGTGTGCGACTCAAGAAAGATCCGCATTGCGCCGTGTGCGCGGCGGGAGATACGACGCAGCGCGAAGCCGTTGAGGTGTGCGCGCGGCCGTAA
- a CDS encoding heme-binding protein, whose product MNLHAEQLTERKTLTLEGAEKVMAAAIAEARRLDAPGGAIAIVDDGGHAVLTARLDNTFPAASTISLGKARTSALFRKPTKFFEDIVNKGRITMVALPDTLFTPLQGGIPLVVDGQTVGAIGMSGAASAAQDEEIAMAAAKVLTGENR is encoded by the coding sequence ATGAACCTGCACGCAGAACAACTGACCGAACGTAAAACGCTGACACTGGAAGGTGCGGAGAAAGTCATGGCGGCGGCCATCGCCGAAGCCAGACGCCTCGATGCACCCGGCGGCGCGATTGCGATTGTCGATGACGGCGGCCATGCCGTGCTCACCGCGCGTCTGGACAATACCTTTCCGGCCGCGTCCACGATTTCCCTTGGCAAAGCGCGCACTTCGGCTCTGTTTCGCAAACCGACCAAATTTTTCGAAGACATCGTCAACAAGGGTCGCATCACCATGGTGGCATTGCCCGACACATTGTTCACCCCGTTGCAGGGCGGCATCCCGTTGGTCGTGGACGGCCAGACCGTCGGCGCGATCGGTATGAGTGGCGCGGCGAGTGCGGCTCAAGATGAGGAAATAGCCATGGCGGCGGCCAAGGTACTGACCGGAGAAAACAGATGA
- a CDS encoding O-antigen ligase C-terminal domain-containing protein, whose product MTISNLSAFDAWRARLALTLIGLAWVLPFQSPNFFEPISSFYGEAAAVVLGLAAVTCLYGRFAWPVIQLPRSSLVFLGFAALILLHVALGRTVYPQQNLLAILYLIWAMALASLAWRLREIFGLERLVTVLSWFTLAGALVSAAIGLGQLWGISSLLQPFMLPPVTGRIYANTGQPNHLANYLCMGIASLIFLYGSARVRLAIALVVTMPLLIVLMVSGSRSIWLFLAALVILAGLHRVLRPSPGASRILLLSIAAFAGFLLAQWFAGILVDTSSTSVQAVGARMRSEGMLSPVRFRLWQEAWLMFCDAPLFGQGFRQFPWQHFLLNGQLPPPRAEDVINDNAHNLLLHTMAEFGVAGVAVLLAGIALWLRSVLRNEFSASMWWVLSLAAILSIHSMLEYPLWYAYFLGTAAVVSGASESAATTIGKRTGGRMVPVLVLLLGWIAVANIYQDYRTLQSVHRVPQRDAAAQTRSPAAVLLELQQHSLFAPFVELALARTIVLDREQIESKFTLNDAVMHFAPAPDVVYRQAVLLALDGQEDAARTQWDLAVANYPGERARIAKVLENVASRESNAVGLAAYVKMQRVKETK is encoded by the coding sequence TTGACGATCTCGAATCTCAGTGCCTTCGATGCGTGGCGGGCCAGGCTGGCCCTCACATTGATCGGGCTCGCTTGGGTGTTGCCGTTCCAGAGTCCGAATTTTTTCGAGCCCATTTCCAGCTTCTATGGCGAAGCCGCAGCCGTCGTCCTTGGCCTCGCCGCCGTCACCTGCTTATACGGGCGTTTTGCATGGCCGGTGATTCAGCTGCCGCGTTCCAGCCTGGTGTTTCTCGGATTCGCGGCGCTGATTCTTCTGCACGTCGCGCTCGGCCGCACGGTTTATCCACAGCAGAACCTGCTGGCGATCCTCTACCTGATCTGGGCCATGGCGCTGGCCTCACTGGCGTGGCGTCTCCGGGAAATTTTCGGGTTGGAGAGGCTGGTTACCGTATTGTCGTGGTTCACCCTGGCCGGAGCGCTGGTAAGTGCCGCTATCGGGCTGGGGCAGCTGTGGGGGATTTCGTCGCTGCTGCAGCCTTTCATGCTTCCGCCCGTGACGGGACGCATCTACGCCAATACTGGCCAACCCAATCACCTCGCGAATTATCTTTGTATGGGAATCGCATCGCTGATCTTCCTGTATGGCTCCGCTCGTGTTCGTCTGGCTATCGCACTTGTGGTCACTATGCCTCTGCTCATTGTGCTGATGGTATCCGGCTCGCGCAGCATCTGGCTCTTTCTCGCGGCGCTGGTGATCCTCGCGGGTCTGCATCGCGTTCTGCGGCCTTCACCTGGCGCGTCCCGCATTCTCCTGCTGAGCATTGCGGCTTTCGCGGGATTTCTGCTGGCGCAATGGTTTGCGGGCATTCTGGTGGATACTTCGTCTACTTCAGTGCAGGCGGTCGGCGCACGCATGCGCAGTGAAGGCATGCTGTCCCCGGTCCGTTTTCGTCTGTGGCAGGAGGCCTGGCTGATGTTTTGCGACGCGCCGCTATTCGGGCAGGGATTCCGGCAATTTCCGTGGCAGCACTTTCTGCTGAACGGGCAGTTGCCGCCGCCGCGCGCAGAGGACGTGATCAATGACAACGCTCACAACCTGCTGCTGCATACGATGGCCGAGTTCGGGGTTGCAGGGGTTGCCGTACTCCTAGCGGGAATTGCACTTTGGCTACGCAGCGTATTGCGGAACGAATTCTCGGCGTCGATGTGGTGGGTGCTGTCGCTCGCCGCGATTCTGAGCATTCACAGTATGCTAGAGTACCCGCTCTGGTACGCGTATTTCCTGGGTACCGCCGCGGTTGTCAGCGGCGCTTCTGAATCTGCTGCAACAACGATCGGCAAGCGGACCGGCGGAAGGATGGTGCCGGTACTGGTACTGCTGCTCGGGTGGATTGCCGTTGCCAATATCTATCAGGACTACCGCACACTTCAGTCCGTGCATCGAGTTCCGCAGCGGGATGCCGCTGCGCAGACGCGAAGTCCGGCCGCTGTCCTGCTCGAGTTGCAGCAGCATTCGCTGTTTGCGCCTTTCGTGGAACTCGCCCTGGCGCGCACGATAGTGCTCGACCGGGAACAGATCGAGAGCAAGTTCACCTTGAACGATGCCGTTATGCACTTCGCGCCCGCGCCGGACGTGGTCTATCGGCAGGCCGTTTTGCTTGCGCTCGACGGACAGGAGGATGCAGCGCGAACCCAATGGGATCTGGCCGTGGCGAATTATCCGGGCGAACGCGCCAGAATAGCGAAGGTGCTGGAGAACGTGGCATCGCGCGAGTCAAATGCTGTGGGGCTCGCAGCCTATGTAAAAATGCAGAGGGTCAAGGAAACTAAATGA
- a CDS encoding rhodanese-like domain-containing protein: MKFVLNNIWLVLAAAVSGAILLWPLVNRRLSGVPEVGALQAVQLLNRKDAVMIDVREPAEFSAGHAPNAKNIPLAQLDKRIGELEKFKNRPAVVLCQTGGRSHAATALLKKAGFAEVVVLAGGINAWQQANMPVEK, translated from the coding sequence ATGAAATTCGTACTGAACAACATATGGCTCGTGTTGGCAGCCGCGGTGAGCGGCGCGATTCTGCTATGGCCGCTCGTGAACCGGCGTCTCAGCGGCGTGCCCGAGGTCGGCGCGCTGCAGGCGGTGCAACTGCTCAATCGCAAGGATGCGGTGATGATCGACGTGCGCGAGCCGGCGGAATTCAGTGCCGGCCATGCACCGAACGCGAAGAATATTCCCCTTGCACAACTCGACAAGCGCATAGGGGAACTGGAAAAATTCAAGAATCGTCCTGCGGTCGTACTCTGCCAGACCGGGGGCCGGTCGCACGCGGCAACCGCGCTACTCAAGAAGGCCGGTTTTGCCGAGGTCGTCGTTCTGGCCGGAGGCATCAACGCCTGGCAGCAGGCCAACATGCCGGTAGAAAAATAA
- the gpmA gene encoding 2,3-diphosphoglycerate-dependent phosphoglycerate mutase: protein MKKIVLLRHGESVWNKENRFTGWTDVDLSEKGLGEAHDAGRLLKQEGFTFDLAHGSVLKRAIRTMWIALEELDLTWIPQQLSWRLNERHYGTLQGLNKTDMAERYGAEQILVWRRSYDTPPPALEPGDARYPGNDRRYADMQPRDIPLTECLKDTVTRFLPHWNDVIAPQVKAGKRVIVVAHGNTIRALVKYLDNVSEQDIVGLNIPTGIPLVYELDDALKPLRNYYLGDQEKAKQAAAAVAAQARGKS from the coding sequence ATGAAAAAAATCGTACTGCTGCGCCACGGTGAAAGCGTCTGGAACAAGGAAAACCGGTTCACCGGCTGGACCGATGTCGATCTTTCGGAGAAAGGCCTCGGGGAAGCACACGACGCCGGCCGGTTGCTTAAACAGGAAGGCTTCACCTTCGATCTCGCCCATGGTTCGGTACTCAAGCGCGCGATCCGCACGATGTGGATTGCGCTCGAAGAACTGGATCTCACATGGATCCCCCAGCAGCTTTCGTGGCGGCTGAACGAACGTCACTACGGCACGCTGCAGGGTTTGAACAAGACCGACATGGCCGAACGCTATGGCGCAGAGCAGATTCTGGTCTGGCGCCGCAGTTACGACACGCCCCCTCCAGCGCTCGAACCTGGCGACGCTCGCTATCCCGGAAACGATCGCCGCTACGCCGACATGCAGCCTCGGGACATTCCTCTCACTGAATGTCTGAAGGACACGGTGACACGCTTTCTACCCCACTGGAACGATGTGATCGCACCACAAGTCAAAGCCGGCAAGCGCGTCATTGTGGTCGCGCACGGCAATACCATTCGCGCACTGGTGAAATATCTCGACAACGTATCGGAACAGGACATCGTGGGGCTGAATATTCCCACCGGCATCCCGCTGGTTTATGAGCTGGACGATGCGCTGAAGCCGCTGCGCAACTACTACCTGGGCGACCAGGAGAAGGCAAAGCAGGCTGCGGCCGCCGTGGCGGCGCAGGCGCGCGGCAAGTCTTGA
- a CDS encoding peptidoglycan DD-metalloendopeptidase family protein, whose translation MLAVSAGAQAGPKDELKDLRGRIEALQKQLTESEGSKAEVADALKDSERAVSETSRKLYQISGQRREVNSALSRLQSRTRVVESNIADEQATLGRLLYQQYVGGQSDAIKLVLNGKDPNEIARQLHYLSYVSRARAELLASLRENLANLEKLTDETRRRSSELHALQSEETSQMRRLEKEKAERQRVYVRVSDDIDKSREQLSTLKRDEERLSQLIERLAKEAARKNKKPGKRITNQALPNADTGSGPFRQLKGRLRLPVIGELMNRFGGQRKDSGLSWKGLFISAKPGRDVKAVAGGRVVYADWLRGFGNLLILDHGDGYMSLYGNNESLLKQVGEETRAGDTIAATGNSGGNPDSGLYFELRFQGKPFDPIPWVTLK comes from the coding sequence ATGCTAGCCGTTTCGGCCGGGGCGCAAGCCGGACCCAAGGACGAACTGAAAGACCTTCGCGGCCGCATCGAGGCCCTGCAGAAGCAGCTCACCGAGTCCGAGGGGTCGAAAGCCGAAGTAGCCGATGCGCTGAAGGATTCGGAACGCGCGGTCAGCGAGACCAGCCGCAAGTTGTATCAGATCTCCGGCCAGCGGCGCGAGGTCAATAGCGCTTTGTCCCGTCTGCAATCGCGAACTCGTGTCGTGGAAAGCAATATCGCCGACGAACAGGCCACGCTGGGCCGGCTGCTCTATCAGCAGTATGTCGGCGGACAGTCGGACGCCATCAAGCTGGTGCTCAACGGCAAAGACCCGAACGAAATCGCACGTCAGCTGCACTACCTCAGTTACGTCTCGCGAGCCCGCGCCGAACTCCTCGCCAGCCTCAGGGAAAATCTCGCCAACCTCGAGAAACTGACAGACGAAACCCGCCGCAGGAGTTCGGAACTGCACGCGCTGCAAAGCGAGGAAACATCGCAAATGCGCCGGTTGGAGAAGGAAAAAGCGGAACGCCAGCGGGTCTACGTCAGGGTTTCGGACGACATCGACAAGAGCCGCGAGCAGCTTTCCACGCTCAAACGCGACGAAGAACGGCTCTCCCAGCTGATCGAGCGGCTCGCAAAGGAAGCAGCGCGCAAGAACAAGAAACCCGGCAAACGCATAACCAATCAGGCATTGCCGAATGCCGACACCGGATCAGGGCCATTCCGCCAGTTGAAGGGCAGATTGCGGCTACCGGTGATCGGGGAACTGATGAACCGCTTCGGCGGCCAAAGAAAGGACAGTGGTTTATCGTGGAAGGGTTTGTTTATTTCCGCCAAGCCCGGCCGGGACGTCAAGGCGGTAGCCGGCGGCCGGGTAGTTTACGCAGACTGGCTGCGCGGCTTCGGTAACCTGCTGATTCTTGACCACGGCGACGGTTATATGAGCCTATATGGCAATAACGAGTCGCTGCTCAAACAGGTCGGCGAAGAAACCCGGGCGGGCGACACGATCGCCGCAACGGGCAACAGCGGTGGCAACCCTGATTCGGGTTTATACTTTGAACTGAGATTTCAGGGAAAGCCTTTCGACCCCATCCCTTGGGTAACGTTGAAATGA
- the argB gene encoding acetylglutamate kinase, protein MSLSATDVAQKAQILAEALPYIRRFHGKTIVVKYGGNAMTDEKLKHSFARDVVLLKLVGMDPVVVHGGGPQIDDMLKRVGKKGEFIQGMRVTDRETMDIVEMVLGGLVNKDIVNLINQNGGRAIGLTGKDGSFIRAKKLLLSNKDDAAEMLDIGQVGEIQSIDPEVISLLESREFIPVVAPIGVGEDGESYNINADLVAGKLAEILHAEKLILLTNTPGVLDKNGKLLTGLTPKQVDDLFADGTIHGGMLPKIDSALDAAKSGVRSVHIIDGRVEHALLLEVLTDQGVGTLIRNR, encoded by the coding sequence ATGTCCCTGTCCGCCACCGACGTAGCGCAGAAAGCGCAGATCCTCGCCGAGGCGCTGCCCTACATCCGCCGTTTCCACGGCAAGACCATCGTCGTCAAATACGGCGGCAACGCCATGACCGACGAGAAGCTCAAGCACTCCTTCGCGCGTGATGTGGTGCTTCTCAAGCTGGTCGGCATGGACCCGGTGGTCGTCCACGGCGGCGGGCCGCAGATCGACGACATGCTCAAGCGCGTCGGCAAAAAGGGCGAATTCATCCAGGGTATGCGGGTCACCGACCGCGAAACCATGGACATCGTCGAAATGGTGCTCGGCGGCCTGGTGAACAAGGACATCGTCAACCTGATCAACCAAAACGGCGGCCGTGCGATCGGTCTGACCGGCAAGGACGGTTCCTTCATTCGCGCCAAGAAGTTGTTGCTCTCGAACAAGGACGATGCCGCCGAGATGCTCGACATCGGCCAGGTCGGCGAGATCCAGAGTATCGACCCGGAAGTGATTTCCCTGCTGGAGAGCCGCGAATTCATTCCGGTGGTGGCGCCCATCGGGGTGGGCGAGGACGGCGAGTCCTACAACATCAACGCCGACCTGGTCGCCGGCAAACTGGCCGAGATCCTGCACGCCGAAAAGCTGATCCTGCTGACCAATACGCCCGGGGTGCTCGACAAGAACGGCAAGCTGCTGACCGGATTGACGCCCAAACAGGTGGACGATCTGTTCGCTGACGGCACCATCCACGGCGGCATGCTGCCCAAGATCGACTCGGCGCTGGACGCGGCCAAGAGCGGCGTCAGGAGCGTGCACATCATCGACGGGCGGGTCGAGCACGCGCTGTTGCTGGAAGTGCTCACCGATCAGGGTGTGGGGACGTTGATCCGCAACCGCTAA
- a CDS encoding S41 family peptidase, with protein sequence MHSKFRQIGLIVLGAILGVLISLNFSAVAQKNVGPLPIEDLRAFTEVFGRIKNDYVEPVDDKKLISEAINGMLSGLDPHSAYLDAEAFRDLQVGTQGEFGGLGIEVGMEDGFVKVVAPIEDTPAWRAGLKSGDLIIKLDEANVKGMTLNDAVKRMRGKPNTPITLTFVRKGDTKPRVVTLTRAVIQIQSVKSKLLEPGYAYFRVTQFQEHTGETLAKYVEKLFKDNNGPMKGIILDLRNDPGGLLNGAVAISSAFLPSEALVVYTEGRTEDAKMKLFARPEYYLRGSKDDYLKKLPKELKTLPMVVLVNSGSASASEIVAGALQDHKRAVVMGTQTFGKGSVQTILPLGNGTAIKLTTARYFTPNGRSIQAKGITPDIIVEEATVTEGEAAARLREADLERHLANPQGGTSEIKQPAPQPQSAVPPAPSAPKAEDKPTDDGTPPDIVSKNDYQLNQALNLLKGLQIIGKR encoded by the coding sequence ATGCATAGCAAATTTCGGCAGATTGGCCTGATTGTCCTTGGGGCGATCCTTGGCGTGCTGATCAGCCTGAACTTTTCCGCCGTGGCGCAAAAAAACGTCGGCCCGCTGCCGATCGAGGATTTGCGCGCGTTCACCGAAGTATTCGGTCGCATCAAGAACGACTATGTCGAGCCGGTCGACGACAAGAAGCTCATCTCCGAAGCGATCAACGGCATGCTGTCCGGCCTGGATCCGCATTCCGCCTATCTGGACGCCGAAGCATTCAGGGACCTGCAGGTCGGCACCCAGGGCGAATTTGGCGGCCTGGGCATCGAAGTCGGCATGGAAGACGGTTTCGTCAAGGTCGTCGCGCCGATCGAGGATACACCGGCCTGGCGGGCGGGCCTCAAGTCGGGCGATCTGATCATCAAGCTCGACGAAGCCAATGTGAAAGGCATGACCCTGAACGATGCCGTCAAGCGCATGCGCGGTAAACCCAATACGCCGATCACGCTGACCTTCGTGCGCAAAGGCGATACCAAGCCGCGCGTGGTGACGCTGACCCGCGCCGTGATCCAGATCCAGAGCGTGAAGTCCAAGTTGCTCGAACCGGGTTACGCCTATTTCCGGGTCACCCAGTTCCAGGAGCACACCGGCGAGACCCTGGCGAAATACGTCGAGAAGCTGTTCAAGGACAACAACGGCCCGATGAAGGGCATCATCCTGGATTTGCGCAATGATCCGGGCGGTCTGCTCAACGGCGCCGTGGCTATTTCGTCGGCCTTCCTGCCAAGCGAAGCGCTGGTGGTCTACACCGAAGGTCGCACCGAAGACGCCAAGATGAAGCTGTTCGCGCGCCCCGAGTATTACCTGCGCGGCAGCAAGGACGACTATCTCAAGAAGCTGCCGAAGGAGCTCAAGACACTGCCGATGGTCGTGCTGGTCAACAGCGGATCTGCATCGGCGTCGGAAATCGTGGCGGGCGCCCTGCAGGATCACAAGCGCGCGGTGGTGATGGGGACGCAGACGTTCGGCAAGGGATCGGTGCAGACCATTCTTCCGCTCGGCAACGGCACCGCGATCAAGCTCACCACTGCGCGCTACTTCACGCCGAACGGACGCTCGATCCAGGCGAAGGGCATCACACCCGACATCATCGTCGAAGAAGCGACCGTGACCGAAGGGGAGGCCGCCGCCAGGTTGCGTGAAGCCGACTTGGAGCGCCATCTGGCCAATCCGCAAGGCGGTACGTCCGAAATCAAGCAACCCGCGCCGCAGCCGCAGTCGGCGGTGCCGCCCGCGCCGTCAGCGCCCAAGGCCGAGGACAAACCTACCGATGACGGCACGCCGCCGGACATCGTGTCGAAGAACGACTATCAGTTGAATCAGGCGTTGAATCTGCTAAAAGGTCTGCAGATTATTGGCAAGAGATAA